From Strix aluco isolate bStrAlu1 chromosome 5, bStrAlu1.hap1, whole genome shotgun sequence:
aagagGAGAATATTCAAATTGTGAACATACTAGTAATTTATAACAGTATTTCCTATATTATTTCTACCGCTTCCCTAATAATTTCCGTAACGCTGTTTGCTTCTTTAGGGCTGCTTATCACCAAGTTAGTCTTCATCAGGCTGTAAAAAGTGACCTGCACTCTTTCTGAGTGGGATAATAAGTTACTTAGAGTCCCTCAGTGTTTGTTatatttgtttggttgttttttctcaCTGATTTTACTTTCTATCCCTGGGCACTTCAGGAGATTTACACTtggagatttaaaataaaaatcggGATCAAGCTTTTAACTTGATTTCCAGATTCTCTGCAAGAAAGTCAGCTTCAGGATGGCAGTGGATTTTCTGCTGAGGAAACATTAAATAACTAGACAGCTGTGTTAAATGGGGTCTGGATCATTTGATTGGAGTCCCCAAAGATGAAGATTGAGAAATAAAACCATTGATGATGGCATCTTGCAATcttgacttaaaaataaattaaaacgtAAGATGGAAAAATACGTTTTTTCATGAATAGGCAATGAAGTCTTGGTTCCCTATGGTTTTGCTGGCTATTTCCCTTTCACACAAAACCTGAAATCTTTCCAGAAGACCCCAGTGGGACAAGAGACAGCAGCTGCTGAGGTTGGGCGAGATGGGTCTGTGCGCAGCTTCATCAGCCATTCTGCATGTGCTTTGTGGCCAAATGCCTCTTGTCACACAAATGTGCAACAGCTGATTGCCTTAATGGGGCCACTGACTTGGGGGTTTCTCCTGCACCCATTAAGTACCACAGCCCTTCCACAGATCTCTTAGATCTGTTATTCTTCCTTGTTTCTCCTTGATAACTTCTGAAACTCTTGGTCCATATTAAGAGAAGTCTGAAATAGATGGGAAGCGTTGACTTATTTCTTTAGGAAACCAGTCAGAAAAAAAGGGGCTTCAAGAATCTGTGCAGGTTAGACATTCCTTAATAACGCAGTTGGCAGCATAAAACACTGTATTGCTGTATTGTGCCTAAGGGAGTGCTTTCTGTTCTTTGGCCAGTGAAACTCTGAGGGGAGTTTTCAGTGGGGCTCTGCTGGCCCCAAGATCTTGCCATCCTTCTAAGTGTTGATCAGACTCCTAATAACTATTTCATTTCCAGGTGGCATGATCTCTGCTCTCATAACCTAGTCAGGACTGGGGTTTGCTGATAATTTGTAAAAATtcattataatattaaaaatttaatgaGGTCATGAGGGTTGTTCAAGAGTGTTTTATCCACTGGTCTGGTACCATGTTGAAAGCTTCTGAACTGGTAACAGTGCTGAGTTTTTGATTACATTGAACTGTGGTACTGCCCATGTAGCCATTAAAATTACTTCCTTGTACACAATATTAGTCTTGTTCTGGCTAAACTCCAAATCTAATAACTTGTTTTCATCCGGTCTGATGCTCATAGTATATCTTTTGAAGTTTCTCAGCACCTCCCTTTTGACTGGTGCCTGTGTCAAGCATGCAAAATGTCTGCTGAAAGCTTTTGAGACTTAGGAGGCTGCACTTCTGCGCTGCAGATTTTCTTCTGCGGATCACTTCACAGTGAAACACTGCAGACGATCAACAGTTTCCCTTCTGTCTTGCAGACTTTTTCCGACCCACAAAGCCCAAGCCATCTGCCAAGAGGAGTCAAGTGGAGCTGAAAAAATCCCGCCTTCGTCTGTCTCTGCAAGAAAAGCTCTTTGCTTATTATCGGAGGAAGGTAGCTATCCCAGCGGATGAGCAGGCCCGGGCCAAGCAAGCAGCTGTGGATATCTGTGCTGAGCTGCGCAGCTTCCTACGTGCCAAGCTGCCGGACATGCCCCTGCGTGACATGTACCTCAGCGGCAGCCTGTATGATGATCTGCAGGTAATTCCTGGGGCCATGTGATGGGTTATTATTCAGAAGGCTGACTAGGCAGGGCCATTTCAGGCTTCCCTGTTGGCAGTGCTGACTCAGCACAACATTTCTCTGTAATAAGGCTCCTGGTGTCACCTTTCCCACTGTGGAGCCAGGTGTTGATTTTTGCAGTACTGTTTGAACAGGCATGACCAGGCTGCTCTGGTATTGtctgcaaagcatttgctttttgctgttttatttctccAGATTATCTCAgcccttcttttcttcccctctgtctCTCCCTTTAGCTgtgttttttattgctgtttctccCATAGacctctgttttctctctgtcccttctaTCTCCTTCCAAATCCTTCCAAATACATGATATTCCCTTAGAACTCCTGTGTATTCATGTAGGTCttccctgctcttttttttttaatgcatgacaGACCTGGATTGGACAGCAGTCCCTTCTGCATATCTCCCTGATGGCAAGATGCCCATGGCTATAGTGAGTGATTCAGAGGCACACTTTTTTGTTTGAGTCAGAGCTCTGGAATGGAGTGTCAAGTGTCCAGTGAAACTTAGATCTGGGGTCTTAATCACATTGGTGAAAAGGGATCATTAATGACCTTTTTCCAAACAATGTGGCTGAGGGCAGTACCTAGTTGTAGCATGGGATAATTAAACCATGGCAACTTAAGCTTGTCTAGAAACTTAATACTCTgccttctgttttaaattatcaTGTGGTGTTGCTGTGCCCTGGGCCAGCTGCATCTCACATCCAAGGAGTGGACTTCAAGCAACAGGAGGCAAAATGATTCATCTATATGCAGTCCATGTCAGGTCCTGAAGTATTTAAAGGTCTCTAAATAGGACATACCACATAAGCACTAATTTGGGTTATACCTTGGAGTTATCCCATTGATGATGGGAAATAGTTCTTCAGAATGTTTTTTGACAAAGGGAGGCTGTGAAGCCCATGCAGAGAGGAGAGTGAGACAGCTGAATCCTTATTCCAAGTTCCTTTGAACAGAAGGCTATCTAAAGGTGATGAATAAAACTGAGTGTGGAGAGAGAAAGCTTGTTCTTACCAACTTTTCTCTCTTGTGAAAGGTAGTGACAGCTGACCACATCCAGCTCATTGTGCCTCTGATGCTGGAGCAGAACCTGTGGTCGTGCATCCCTGGGGAGGACACTATCATGAACATTCCTGGCTTCTACTTGGTGCGTCGGGAAAACCCAGAGTACTTTCCCCGTGGGAGCAGCTACTGGGACCGCTGTGTGGTGGGAGGTTACCTTTCCCCCAAAGCTGTAGCAGACACCTTTGAGAAAGTTGTAGCTGGCTCTATCAACTGGCCAGCAATTGGGACTCTTTTGGATTATGTGATCCGTccagcagctcccccagcagATTTGACGCTGGAAGTCCAGTACGATCCAGAACGGCATCTTTTTATTGACTTCCTACCATCCCTGACACTGGGTGACATCATCCTTGTGGCCAAACCCCATCGATTGGCCCAGAATGACAATTTGTGGCGACTGAGCCTGCGGCCAGCAGAAACAGCTCGCCTCCGGGCCCTGGACCAGTGTGATTCTGGCTGCCGCTGCTTGTGCCTGAAGATCTTCAAAGCAGTATGCAAGTCAAACCCAGCCCTGGGTCACCTCACTGCCAGCCAGCTCACCAATGTCATCCTACACCTCTCCCAAGAAGAATCCGACTGGTCCCAGGACATGCTGGCTGATCGCTTCCTGCAGGCGCTGAAGGGGTTGATCCGCTACTTGGAGGCAGGTGTCCTCCCTAGTGCTCTGAACCCCAAGGTGAACTTGTTTTCAGAGCTCACCCCTGAAGAAGTGGATGAGTTGGGCTATACCCTCTACAGCTCTCTGTCAGAGCCAGAGGTCTTGCTGCAGACGTAATGAGGCCTTACCTAGGGAAGTATTGAGAGGGTTTAGCCAAGGTGGACTTGGATTACTGCGAAATATGTCTCCTccacttctctctctctgtctccttttgattcattattattttctgctgTGGAGTTGGTGCTCCCACTGAATTTTTTGGTGCTACAGGTCCATTTCCATCATCTCTGTCCCAACAAGTACCAATTGGCTAGGGAAAAGAGGCTAAAATTGCAGCCCTAAGATCTTCCCATAAATTCTATGGACGTTTAAGTGTCTACCAAAAATAAAACGAAACTATGCACTTCTTTCTCCTGTGGTACACTTACTGCAGTGAGTCCATTTTGGTCTGAAGAAGATGGAACTGGGCTGGTAAATCCAGTGATGATTTTAGCAGACTTGCATTGAGGTCCTTCCTTTCCTCCAGTCTGACTTTGCcctatgtttctttttctctgctgtactacactgtctcctttttttaaaatttttttttccctggtccctTTGACCCAGTCATGCAGGGCAGACTGAGATGTTTtggataggggttttttttgtatttttgagtgCATAATTGATTACACTGGCAGTATTTAGGGCTGTAGAGCTTGGCATAGGAGAATGGCCGTGCCCATGCTCCTACAGAGCCTTCTCATCCTTTGCAAGCTGGGTTCAGGAGTGAGGGCTGATGCTTGTCCAGTCTGCTGCAGCACAACCTCCAGTATGGCAGTTCTCACTGAGGCTGTCATAGGGGAGGAAGAAACAAACCTTTGTGGTCTGCCTGTGTGATGAGGCCGAAGGAGCAGGGCTTGCCATTCCTGCCTAGCCAGATCTGCTGGGTGTTGCTGGTGGGAATGGCCCTGGGAATGGAGAACAGGGTGGCTCCTTAGATGTCTCTGGCCTAGAGGAAGAGAAGCTGATTctgggggaggggtgggagaCACGCACGGGaacagggacttttttttttttttttatctttttccccAAGAGCTTATGGCTGTTCTGGTTTATAGGTGGTGGATGCAAGACTGCATGCCTCAAAGGACTTTGTAATAAGCACACGTAAGCCAGATTCTCACCACTTGTCTCTGAAGGTGATAGGACTGAACTGGTGTCATCAGCCAGGTTTTGTCCCATACACTGATGTTAGGGTACATATGCAGAGCTGACATTTAGAGATATGTTGGCTTTGCCATCTGCTCTCAGTGTGTGTTTTAgtcccctccccagccacctcaGAACTGAGGCTGTCTGTCCCCTTCCTCATTCCCACGTGCTGACTTTCCAGTGCTCCCAGTTTAGAAACTCTTGGAAAGCTGGTGAGGGTACACCTTCCCATTCTGTCTGTTTGGACCTGTTGGTAATGCAGTTCTGCCCCCTCCTGTTGATGGCTGCTGTCAGGCCATTCTCCCTTGGCTGCCCTCTCATCTGCTGCTGGACTGCAGTATGGTTTTTGGGGGGCAGCTGCTGCACTGTAGACTCTACACCCTTCATTAAGCCTTCTGGCCTTCTGCCTTcaaaaagggggagggagggtgtCCTCCTGAGTCTCAGGCTGTGTCTAGCATAGGTATCATTATGGAAACATACTTGCCTTTTCTCAGCTTTAGCACCTTTGTTCCCCTTGCTGTCCAGCTTCCCTAGCCAATGGAGAggggcactgcagcagcagagtTTGGAGGGAGCAGGaatctttttctcctcccttcctctcaggacttcccctctccttcctttgACAGAGAAGTTTCAAGGTGAGTTTCAGGAATGGAACCACAGCGGGGTCTTtagcccttgttttctttttagaggcAGTGCTGGTGAGATGAGGGAGGGAGCATCTTTCTCGGACAATCCGTCCATTTTAGCCAATGTGTCAGATAGTATTCTGTATACAGTGATAACACAAcattgcattttaaattatttaatccTTAGGGTACTGGTATTTTCTAGACTGCCAGATGCATACTTTGaagtttgtgtgtgtatataaagtCTGTAGTCTATAAAAGGTTAACAGAAATTCTGTTTGTATGATTTTGTGTTTTGTAAGTTTTGCAGCAGTCAGAGTCGGTCAGCTGTTGATTGCTCTTCACTCTGGTTCCcagattttttcccctcttcctttccctgccctCCGCTGCCTTTCTGATGTCAGCCTTCCTACCCTAAAAGCAGACAGATGAGACTTGGAGCCTATAGGTTACTGGGGGAAATTCCCCTTTTATTACTTGAAGgtcaataaaaatattaaaatatctggGTTGTCAGGAGTTCCCCCTAAGTTAATTTCTTCAGTGTGATCTCACCCCTCACTTGGTGCTGACTCCAATACCATGGTCTTCACACAGAATTGAGCAGCAACATGGTTTGGAATGACTAAAACTATAGATACAAAAAAGGCAAGACATAAACAGGAGGAAGCCACTGTGAGCTGGCTCGAGAACAGTTGCCACATACGTATCTCTGTATAGAATTTTTTGTATGAATGCTTTTACGTCTTCCTGGCAACctaatgaattaatattttatggCCATTTCTTGCTGCTATTGAGCTCAATTTGTGTATCAAATGGAGACTGAAGCTACCTTTTGGCCTTTTCTGTAGACTTGGCTCTACTTCACTTGAATCACTTCCATCATTTTTTCGTCTCAGTTTTTCCCTCTGAGCTAGCCACAAGCCTGTTCTCAGGGGGCAAATGTTCACTTCCTACAGGCAGCCACCACAGCGGGCAACAGCTGCCCTGGCAGTGGCAGTCTCAGCAAAGGCCAAAGATGTAATGGGTCACGGAGACACTGCAACTAGGAGTATTTCAAGAGCAGGGTCAGGCACAAGGGCAacagaggcagggaaggagtaGGGTTAGTATGCAGGAAATTTACACGAATGCTGTACCCGGCCTGTGGGTCAAACAGACTGTTGCAGAGTCTTTCGAACTGGCACCTTTTGGTATTAAATGCAGTAGTGTGGTGACATACGGCCTGGAGGGCTGTCTTATATGTAGGCTCCTTCCTAGTCAAAGCTGTAGCCCAGAGCAAGAGGACCTAAAGTTGAATGTGAAAAGGGCAGCTCCCGGCCACCTTCCTGTCAGAGCAGCTCAGAGACAAATTGATTGTAAGAGGCCCAGAGCATGTGTTTAGTTGGTTGCTGCCTGGGCTCCAAGAATGCCTTGGTGTGTTCTGCTGTAGTTTAGCTCACGTGAGTTTCCCACGAGATTGTTGTTTTGTTCCCTGTAACCACAGGACAAGGACCAACTTGCTCAGCTGGGGGTTTCACTGCTGCTGAGCTCCACTGCTAATCCTTCAAGTCTGAtggatttcttttcctgtgtttaaaaacaattatggAAACAAGAGGCTACTTTCTGCCTTCTGGTGAGCTGCCATCAGGGCCCTCACTCTTAGCATGTGGGTACTCACAGTGAGAAGTGAAATGATACCCCATCTCTTCCAGGCCTGGAGGCTGTGGATTTGCAAAGGGGGGAAGTCTTAAGTGCATGGTCTGTGACAGAGTGAgtgaaattctgaaataaaaatactttccacAGTAACCTGTTTGTCTCTAGTGTGTTTATAAACAAAGGAGTGTCTCTCTGCTTTTGTCTCAGAGCATCACCTTTATGCTGATATAATTCTGCACCAGTGCTTGGGGACTGACAGCCCCTTGCTGATTTACTTGCTTTCCCTTTGTGGCTCTGGGTGCTCAGTGCTCTGCAGCTTGTCTGGAGAGAGCAATCAGCTTGGTACTGCAGCGTGCTGGCTCCTGGCAGCATTTGCACCAGTCACAAGATGATGCCTAATCATGGCACTGTGCCTCCTATGCTTTCTCTGATAGCCTGCGTGTCCGGGCAGGCACCTGCTTTTCATATGGCTCCACAAACTTCACAGGCTTCTGTGCCTCTTTAAACTTTCCTGTGCAGACTTCCCCGCGCTTGCTCAGTCACATGTTGGTTTCTATGTGCTAATCCTCTCCCCTGCCAAATGCGCTCCTCTCTTATCCATGCATCAGCCTTGCGGCAGTGAGGAAGCTGCTGTGTCAGGGGCCTGTGTCTGGTGTACTGAAGCTCTTTGCAGTAAGACCCAGTCTTATGTGCCTGCTTGGGAAGGTGGGGTGGAAGTGCTGGATGTCAAGTAAAGCGTGAAGTGATGTTGATGGATCCCAGGCTTCTTAATTCTGGGAAGATGTGCTATGGTGACAACATTGTCTTGTGAGACTTGTTTTAATGAGGACTTGGCAATTAACATTTAACTATTTTGGAGGATATGTTATGATACAAAGGCAGTCCATGTCtctaacatctttttttttcctctgataccCCTTGcctgtgttgttttggtttggtttttttcctttaatctgtTCTGTGGTAGAAACGGATCAGAGATCAAGCACATTTCACATCATATGGTCTTATGGGAACAGCTAAAATGAGCTGCTTTGTGGAATCTGTGCCAGGTATTACCCCCTCAGGTTAATGCCCCTGGAAAGCCTAGAGCTTGCAATACATGTTTAATGTATGCAGTGGTTTGCACCTTTGCATAAAAGCTGTCCCGACATGAATAGGGAGGAAAGATCAAAAGATACGGGTTTGTTTAAtgtagaaaagaaataattgagaGGAGTCATGATAATTATTTCAAGTATGGAAAAAGTTGCTACAAAGAAGAGGAGCATAAATGGTTCTCCAGGCTGCAAAGAGTCAGCGTCTCTTTGTTCTTAGCCTAAGGAACAAACAGTTTAGGAGGACAGCGAATTTTGGAAAAAGCAAAGTGTTTTGCATACTTTGTTGTATAACCACAGTCCTGTCCTGGAAATTAATGTAGCTGAgcttacattttatttatttattttagcatctcttaatttttaaaattaaataaattccagCCTGACTATTCTGTAGCTGATCTTAGGCTGGGGGAGAGAGGGTGACTGTACCCCAAATTTGAGATTATCATGCTAAAGTGTTGAACTGTAtgatgaatgtttctttttttccacaaatacttAATCACCTCTGtgttttttaaggtttattttaatattttaagctcAAGAGAGAAAAGCTGTAAACAGCTGCGGCTTTTTAAATTTAGTCTCATAGAAAAAAGAGGAGCCTCTTCCAAATGAGGATTTTCTCTTCCAGAGAAGATAGAATATGTTGGCCCGCTACCCACACTACGTATGATTCAATGGCTTCAGCATGGCTCACTGAATCTCAAACTGGATCTTGAAATGCTGGGCTTTACTCAGAGATGCAGCAAGGAAGAAATGGGAGATTCTCCCTCCTACCAGTGAAACCCAGTATTGGCTTCCAGCCCTAGGAGGACTGCTGCAGTTGAGACACTTGGAGAACTGTTTGAGGTATCTGGATTTTATCTTCTTTATCCTTGCCAGGCTGAGTTATGATCTGTGTTTATAATCTAAGGGATTAGATTATAaactccctcccccttttttctcttttctttctttttattttttaagagttaCTACCTTCTTAAAAACAGTTCTCATGTAACAAGTGTGTCCCCTACACAATCATGGATAGCACAGTGTAAAAGTTTTACTAGCATACTCCAAGAAAGACAGCATTATTCACAAGTCACAGAAACATGGTAGTGAGCAGGCTAATAATATCTTTATAGTATGTGATCCTGTGGAATAATCTTGCAAATGGTAAAGCAAAAGAATGTGGTCAGAGCAACAGGTAAGGCAGGGAAGATCTGAAATCATTCTGTACATAGAAAGCGTTCTTGTCATTTTATGAATAGCAGGAGAGTGGGAGACAGAGTTTGGCTCATGGAACTCAAACTTCATGATGTTAAGCTTTCCTAAGTACTCATGCAAAAGTCAGTTCTGAACAAAATCACTTTAAACACACTAAAAGtcagattgatttttattttgctgcccTGGTTCAATTTCCCTGGCTCCAGTGGCTAAATATCTCTTTGATCTGTCTATTAACACTTAGTGCTAAGCTTCTCaggggaaatatatatatatatatcaattcTATCCACGTTCTTCATGAAAAGCCTTCTCTATACAAATAATGTGCAAAAGTTGCTTGCTtgctttggattttctttttttaggcaaCAGTTCTCTTGGTTCAGCGCAAGCCCaacccttcccctgcctctcaCTGTGGTAAAATTGTCACtgttccacagcagcacaggagtGATACACTGTCCCATCAGACATCCCATTACAATGATCCCGGTCCTGTAAGACTCTTGTCTCATTCTGCTCAGCATTGCAAAGGACAGAGACCTAACAGGCAACAGACACAAGGGCATAGATGGCAAATGATGGACTGTGCTGGCTCTTTTCCTGTCCCATGACAGACGTTACTTCAAAACTCATAATGTCCTGGCAGGCTCCTTACCCCCTCTGAAAGGCAAGAAGCAATCATTCTTGGAAGCAGTATGGCAGAGAGACATTTTTGCCTTCAAATTCTTGAATTTATTTAGCCCAGAGGATAGTTACAGCCTTGGACATAATAGCTACCGCCACTTACATAGATAATACAATCTGAATTATATTAAACTCCTGGTTGTTTATAGCAGTGGTGATATGCTGTCAGAGGGCCTGAGATATGCTGAAGCAAAAGTATACAAGACACAGTAATCCCACAGGccacagagctgcagctcccacgtTGCTTGTTAGAGAGCATGTTGGCAGGGGTCCCAGCTTCTTGGCATTCAAGTGGAGGTTGGTTTTTGCTGAGGCAAGCGCATGACCAAGGCACAaaccttctcttttccaaatcACTGCCTGTGGCCGTGAGAGAGACAGTAGAAAGCATCTAGTCCAGTGCCTTTTCTTGAACAATGAGCTAGTGATTTGGATTAGGaacctttctcctctttctttttttttttttaattttgtagattCTTTCTTATGTAAGAAgagaaagttaagaaaaagaagagtgATTCATCTGCAGTCCATCACTTTGCACTGTAAAGGAAGATGCTTGGTGTTACCAGTGGACTGGACTCCCAAGCCTTGTGGTCTGGGACAGACTTCACCCTTTTGTGGTCAGACAGAGCATGCCCTGCCTAGGGGAGACCTATATTTCTGATAAGTGCTCAGCATCCAGATCAGTCTCAATGAGACTGCACGACTAAGGTGAATGGCTCAAATGTTACCTTTCTGAACAATGCCTATGTTGCCTCAGACCCAGAGGAGATGTCTACTGTCATCTCAATCCCAGGACAAGGCCTCAACAAAGTCTTGCCTTCTGAGTGCCAAAAGAGCAGGCCAGCAGTACCTCCCCAACAGAGGTGGTTTGCCATGGCTGGTTCCTCAAGCAGATCTGGCTTTAGTCTAAAAGCAGCTCTCTCAGCAGTCAAGCACAGAAAACTCCTGTTAAGAGAACTGCAGACCTCCCTCACCAAGTGCCAAGAGGGGCAGTGGATTGAGAAGCCACAGCACCTACTCAGTACAATACTTTGGCCACAAAGTCTTCTTTGGGGACTACTACCAAGCTTGTCCATGGCCAGTCCCCCTGTAACATATCTGAGGAGGCTCTACTGAGACCACCCACAAGCCCATGCATAagtgcagggagcagagcagtCTTAAAGTCTTCTGAAAGAATCTTCTTCCTGACACTGTTTGCCAAATCTCCTAACACAGAGACCTTAGGAGGGAAAATTACACTCTTTTAGGAAAAAGCTATACATTCAGTAATACTGGAACTGCGTCAACATCCGCCAGGaatttctctcccctcttctgtAAACAAGTATATATTAAAACAGATCAAAGTCTGCTAGTAAATTCCAGCTACTAAGCAGCTGCTGCCTACGAAGAGTGGAGAAATATTACTGAATAATGTCTGCAGTGTTCCTCCCTAGGGACCTGGTGAGCTACAGCCTCAATGGTGATTTATCCCCAAATGAGTTTCAGGGCTTCATCTGAACTACCCGGTTTGTCAGTATTCCTGCTGAAGCTGCCTGCCAGCATCAGAGACAGAGAGATGTCACATGCACACAAGATATCCCCAGGattctgctttatttcattaATAGGGTATACCCATTCACAGTCTCTCTTCCTGGCCTTATCAAGCCACTCTGAAGTTACGTGAAGTTAAAAACAAATCCCCAGATGGAGCACACAGAGCATAGTCTGGTATTATCAGCCTTTCACTGTGCATTCTCCCTCACTGAACAGAGGCTGAAATAACTCACCTGCCACAGACAAAGCTGCTAGTTTAGATGCCAAGTTCAGGAGAGGAGCGTAATTGCTGTTGGACTGATACAGCAAGGAATCCTCACGCTGACAAGTCTAAGGGACACTGAGACAGTGAAAGAATTCCACTGAAGTGGCAATGGGCTGTTAACTCACCCACTGGTGTCTGCGGCTGACTGAGACGCTGCAGTCTCATAATCCATACCTGCTAGTCAGGCCGCAGCTCTTGCTAACTTTGTGCTGCTAGAAAAAGGAGTGTGCATTGCCATTCTCATCTTCATCCTTTTGCACAGAAGGGCACAAGGCATGTGGCACGTGTGTGACTCCAGCAGATGCTGATAACGTACAGATACATACGTTTTGATAGGCACTGAATTCTCAGTCTGCAGCAGGGGCTACTTAACTACAGCCCGGTGAAGAACAGTTGCTGTGAGATACATTTCTGTTCTTCTATTGCTTGGACAACTGAAAGGCTTTTGTTTGTGTGCTAAACTGCTCCCACATGTGCTAAAACACAAAAGGGATTATTCTTGACCCCCAAGTCCTTGCATCATCATAAAACAAGGCTGGAcgatgaaaaaacaaaaaaaatcccctgatGGTCTGAACAAAAGtcagcagcaccaccaccccccttcACACATATTTTTTGCTAACATCATTTTCAACTAGTTGTATCTTTGCTCAGGAACTTCATGCTTGGGCAAGCTACAAGTTAAAACTCACCTCCCTCTTACCAGATTTCCACAGTGTTTTCACTTGTGGCAGCTGGCCACAGCCTGGCTGATTCTGAGTAAGTAAGCCTCCGGAGAGCCGTATTTTGCGAACTATCAGCATGTGCTTGGCATGCCCACGTTTGTTCAGTAAGAAAAATGTAGGTGGACAGCCACGATTGTTTCTGTATCTGTCTAAAATAATTGAACTGTAAGTTGCGAATGTAAATTGCagatttaatccttttttttattaGTCTCATTTCAAATGTCAGTGATATTTACATAATAGGATGGAAACAGAAGTCAGTGAGGGGATTGGTAAGCAATGAATGATTTATTAGAGATTCCGTTTGGTGTACTAGTCCAAAACAAACAAGGCAGAACATATGGCtaacttattttctgtttgtatgtAATAAAAGATGGACGCTAATACCTCCCAGCCTGATTTTTAATCACATATATTTGCTTTTCAATCTAGTTTTAAAATGGAACGTCTATAAAGCAATCCCTAAAGAGCTTACGATGAGAATCTGGCAGAAAAGATTATCTGCTTGTGCCACATGAGCAGAGAAGCAACCAAGCACTGCGAATTAGCCTGTGCTGTAGAGGCTGTAGGTAATTCTCCCTCAAAACTGCTCACAACATCTAGCTGCTTTGCCTCATTCCTCTGTTGTGTTTCCCTCGGCACTCTGTCTCCATGAAAAATTCCTGCTGGTCTCTAGAAATGCTTTGCTCTTGAAGAGCAGGGTAAGGCTTCCCGTTCCTTCTGATGGAAGGTTCAAAGGACAGA
This genomic window contains:
- the MIEF1 gene encoding mitochondrial dynamics protein MIEF1 encodes the protein MAGAGQRKGKKDDNGIGTAIDFVLSNARLVLGVGGAAMLGIATLAVKRMYDRAISAPSSPTRLSQSGKRSWEEPNWLGGSSRLLTQDMKTNLSRSLQTLPTDPSATDTDFFRPTKPKPSAKRSQVELKKSRLRLSLQEKLFAYYRRKVAIPADEQARAKQAAVDICAELRSFLRAKLPDMPLRDMYLSGSLYDDLQVVTADHIQLIVPLMLEQNLWSCIPGEDTIMNIPGFYLVRRENPEYFPRGSSYWDRCVVGGYLSPKAVADTFEKVVAGSINWPAIGTLLDYVIRPAAPPADLTLEVQYDPERHLFIDFLPSLTLGDIILVAKPHRLAQNDNLWRLSLRPAETARLRALDQCDSGCRCLCLKIFKAVCKSNPALGHLTASQLTNVILHLSQEESDWSQDMLADRFLQALKGLIRYLEAGVLPSALNPKVNLFSELTPEEVDELGYTLYSSLSEPEVLLQT